Below is a window of Chryseobacterium indicum DNA.
TGAAACAGGCCATTGCTTCCCGTTTTAAGGAAAACGCATCCATAGTGCTTTATGTTTCAGGAATTATTGTTTCATTTATTTATCCTTATATTGCAGTAGCACTATATTATACGGTTGCTTTGCTCTGGCTGATTCCGGACAGACGAATAGAAAAAACTTTAAACGAAAATTGATATGGAAACACATGAATATGTAAACGGAGAGATTACCGTGCTCTGGCAACCCAAAAAGTGCATCCACGCCGCCGTTTGTGTAAAAACACTTCCGAAAGTGTATAACCCGAAAGAAAGACCGTGGCTGAAACCTGAAAATGCAACCGCAGAAGAACTTAAAAACCAAATCGACCTGTGTCCTTCAGGAGCACTGAGTTATCAATTCAATACAAAAAAATAATGGCAATCACAGTAAAAGCAAGTTTAGGAACAGAAAAATACTACACCGAAGTTATTGCGGGAGAAAATACCCTTATTACAGATGAACCTGTAGACAAAGGTGGCGGAAATAAAGGGTTCAATCCTTTCGAAATTCTTGCCACTTCGCTCGCAAGCTGCACAGCGGCAACGTTGAGAATGTACATCGACCGAAAAGAATGGAGCGTAGAAAAAATAAACGTTGAAGTGGAACTGGAAAATTTTCCTTTAACGAAAAGAGCTATTTTCAAAAGAGACATCAGCTTTGAAGGCACAAATCTTGATGATGAACAACTGAAAAGACTTCACGCCATTGCAGATGCGTGCCCGATTCATAAGATTCTTACAAACGATATAGAAATATTAACCAAATTTTCATAATATGATTGAAGTAAAACAAACCAACGACCCGAAACACGGAAATTTT
It encodes the following:
- a CDS encoding OsmC family protein — its product is MAITVKASLGTEKYYTEVIAGENTLITDEPVDKGGGNKGFNPFEILATSLASCTAATLRMYIDRKEWSVEKINVEVELENFPLTKRAIFKRDISFEGTNLDDEQLKRLHAIADACPIHKILTNDIEILTKFS
- a CDS encoding (4Fe-4S)-binding protein, which produces METHEYVNGEITVLWQPKKCIHAAVCVKTLPKVYNPKERPWLKPENATAEELKNQIDLCPSGALSYQFNTKK